A single region of the Rhodococcus sp. W8901 genome encodes:
- the metG gene encoding methionine--tRNA ligase, translating into MTVPSSPTPPAGPAQPSRTPFYLTTAIAYPNGAPHIGHAYEYISSDAIARFKRLDGFDVFFMTGTDEHGLKMQQTAAKEGIDVRDLAARNSDVFQTMDKVLGISYDRFIRTTDADHLEASEAIWERMKASGDIYLDTYSGWYSVRDEAFFSEDETTLQEDGTRIATETGTPVEWTEESNYTFRLSKYQDRLLAHYEENPDFIAPSTRRNEILSFVKSGLKDLSISRTTFDWGVPVPGDPEHVMYVWVDALTNYLTGAGFPNTDSDEFRKYWPANLHIIGKDITRFHTVYWPAFLMSAGVELPQRVFVHGFLYNKGEKMSKSVGNVVDPLAMVEQYGLDAVRFFLLREISYGQDGSYSHEAIVTRMNTDLANELGNLAQRSLSMVAKNCDAQVPTPGELTDDDRALLAQADALLAKVRAEFDVQALHLGLEAIWHVLGETNRYFSQQEPWVLRKTDPARMATVLYVTLEVVRIVGILVQPVMPGSAEKILDLLGQTPEARTFTDLETRIVAGTPLPKPVGVFPRYVEETVEE; encoded by the coding sequence ATGACTGTGCCTTCCTCGCCTACTCCGCCGGCCGGGCCTGCCCAGCCCTCCCGGACCCCGTTCTATCTGACGACCGCGATCGCGTACCCCAACGGCGCCCCGCACATCGGGCACGCCTACGAGTACATCTCGTCGGACGCGATCGCGCGCTTCAAGCGTCTCGACGGATTCGACGTGTTCTTCATGACCGGCACGGACGAACACGGCCTGAAGATGCAGCAGACTGCGGCCAAGGAAGGCATCGACGTCCGCGACCTCGCCGCGCGCAACTCGGATGTCTTCCAGACCATGGACAAGGTCCTGGGCATCTCGTACGACCGGTTCATCCGGACCACGGACGCCGACCACCTCGAGGCCAGCGAGGCGATCTGGGAGCGGATGAAGGCGTCCGGCGATATCTACCTCGACACGTACTCGGGCTGGTACTCGGTGCGCGACGAGGCGTTCTTCTCCGAGGACGAGACCACCCTCCAGGAGGACGGCACCCGCATCGCCACCGAGACCGGCACGCCGGTCGAGTGGACCGAGGAGTCGAACTACACGTTCCGCCTCTCGAAGTACCAGGACCGACTCCTCGCCCACTACGAGGAGAACCCCGACTTCATCGCACCGTCCACCCGCCGCAACGAGATCCTCAGCTTCGTCAAGAGCGGACTCAAGGACCTGTCCATCTCGCGCACGACGTTCGACTGGGGCGTGCCGGTGCCCGGCGACCCCGAGCACGTCATGTACGTGTGGGTGGACGCGCTCACCAACTACCTCACCGGCGCGGGATTCCCGAACACCGATTCGGACGAGTTCCGGAAGTACTGGCCGGCGAACCTGCACATCATCGGCAAGGACATCACGCGGTTCCACACCGTGTACTGGCCGGCGTTCCTGATGTCCGCAGGTGTGGAGCTGCCGCAGCGCGTCTTCGTGCACGGCTTCCTCTACAACAAGGGCGAGAAGATGTCGAAGTCTGTCGGCAACGTCGTCGACCCGCTCGCGATGGTGGAGCAGTACGGCCTCGACGCGGTCCGCTTCTTCCTGCTGCGCGAGATCTCCTACGGCCAGGACGGCAGCTACAGCCACGAGGCCATCGTGACCCGCATGAACACCGACCTCGCGAACGAGCTCGGCAACCTGGCACAGCGCTCACTGTCGATGGTCGCCAAGAACTGCGATGCCCAGGTGCCGACGCCGGGTGAACTCACCGACGACGACCGTGCGCTGCTCGCGCAGGCCGACGCGCTGCTCGCGAAGGTCCGCGCCGAGTTCGACGTGCAGGCGCTGCACCTCGGGCTCGAGGCGATCTGGCACGTGCTCGGCGAAACCAACCGGTACTTCTCACAGCAGGAACCGTGGGTGCTGCGCAAGACCGATCCTGCTCGGATGGCCACGGTCCTGTACGTCACCCTCGAAGTGGTCCGCATCGTCGGCATCCTCGTCCAGCCGGTGATGCCGGGCTCGGCCGAGAAGATCCTCGACCTCCTGGGGCAGACGCCCGAAGCGCGCACGTTCACCGACCTCGAGACCCGCATCGTCGCAGGTACGCCGCTCCCGAAGCCGGTCGGCGTGTTCCCGCGATACGTCGAGGAGACGGTCGAGGAGTAG
- a CDS encoding TatD family hydrolase, translating into MSKDRPAPDLPEPLFPLVDAHTHLDACGATDAASVREIVDRAASVGVERVVTVADDLDAAKFAVDAANWDDRVFAAVAIHPTRANVLDEATKAEIGRLASDPRVVAVGETGLDLYWPGKLDGCATVEEQEDGFRWHIDLAKRLGKPLMIHNRDADTDLLRVLHDEGAPETVIFHCFSSDATMARACVDAGYVLSFSGTVSFKNAKALREAAPLVPAGQLIVETDAPFLTPHPFRGAPNQSYCLPYTVRALAELRGEDPAELAKSSTVTAERVYRLPARD; encoded by the coding sequence GTGAGTAAGGATCGTCCCGCCCCGGACCTGCCCGAGCCGCTTTTTCCACTCGTCGACGCCCACACCCACCTCGATGCGTGCGGCGCGACGGACGCCGCGAGCGTGCGCGAGATCGTCGACCGCGCGGCGTCGGTCGGTGTCGAGCGGGTGGTCACGGTGGCCGACGACCTGGACGCCGCGAAGTTCGCGGTCGACGCCGCGAACTGGGACGACCGTGTTTTCGCCGCCGTCGCGATCCACCCCACGCGTGCCAACGTCCTCGACGAGGCCACCAAGGCGGAGATCGGGCGTCTGGCGTCCGATCCGCGCGTCGTCGCGGTCGGTGAGACCGGGTTGGACCTGTACTGGCCCGGCAAGCTCGACGGCTGCGCCACCGTCGAGGAACAGGAAGACGGCTTCCGCTGGCACATCGACCTCGCGAAGCGGCTCGGCAAGCCGCTGATGATCCACAACCGGGACGCCGACACCGACCTGCTGCGCGTCCTGCACGACGAGGGTGCGCCGGAGACGGTGATCTTCCACTGTTTCTCGTCCGACGCCACGATGGCGCGGGCCTGCGTCGACGCCGGCTACGTGCTGAGCTTCTCCGGCACGGTGAGCTTCAAGAACGCGAAGGCGCTGCGTGAGGCGGCGCCGCTCGTCCCCGCCGGACAGCTGATCGTCGAGACCGACGCGCCGTTCCTCACGCCGCACCCGTTCCGCGGTGCACCCAATCAGTCGTACTGCCTGCCGTACACGGTCCGCGCGCTCGCGGAGCTGCGCGGCGAGGATCCGGCGGAGCTGGCCAAGTCGTCGACCGTGACGGCCGAGCGCGTCTACCGCCTGCCGGCCCGCGACTGA
- a CDS encoding pirin family protein: protein MSNVETQPVEIECEHGPDAPGSAGRPLLEVISSREVPLGGPRAMPVRRTLPQRARSLIGAWCFADHYGPDDVALTGGMDVAPHPHTGLQTVSWLFTGEIEHRDSKGVHAMVRPGEVNLMTGGHGICHSEVSTPETTILHGVQLWVALPDAARDAPRNFEHYVPPVVSVDGGSARVFLGSVAGSSSPVHTFTPLLGAELTLEPRASVRLDVDPTFEHGVLVDTGSVRLEDIDGVDLARADLGYAGIGASQLTLTNLTDEPARVVLLGGEPFGEEIVMWWNFVGRSHEEIEAFRDAWQAESERFGAVQGYTGDVARLPAPPLPNARIKPRTNPPSA from the coding sequence ATGAGCAATGTCGAAACCCAGCCCGTCGAGATCGAGTGCGAGCACGGCCCCGATGCACCGGGGTCCGCGGGCCGTCCTCTGCTCGAGGTCATCTCCTCCCGCGAGGTGCCGCTGGGCGGGCCGCGCGCGATGCCGGTGCGCCGCACCCTGCCGCAGCGTGCGCGGTCGCTGATCGGCGCCTGGTGCTTCGCCGACCACTACGGCCCCGACGACGTCGCGCTCACCGGCGGTATGGACGTCGCGCCGCACCCGCACACCGGGCTGCAGACCGTCAGCTGGCTGTTCACCGGCGAGATCGAGCATCGCGACAGCAAGGGCGTGCACGCGATGGTCCGCCCCGGCGAGGTCAACCTGATGACCGGCGGCCACGGCATCTGTCACTCGGAGGTCTCCACCCCGGAGACCACGATCCTGCACGGCGTCCAGCTGTGGGTGGCCCTGCCCGACGCGGCCCGCGACGCGCCCCGCAACTTCGAGCACTACGTACCGCCGGTCGTGTCCGTCGACGGCGGGTCGGCTCGGGTCTTCCTCGGCTCGGTGGCCGGTTCGTCGTCACCGGTGCACACCTTCACTCCGCTGCTCGGCGCGGAACTGACGCTCGAACCGCGGGCCTCGGTCCGGCTGGACGTGGATCCGACGTTCGAGCACGGCGTCCTGGTCGACACCGGATCGGTGCGGCTCGAGGACATCGACGGCGTCGATCTTGCCCGCGCCGACCTCGGCTACGCCGGCATCGGGGCGTCGCAGCTGACCCTGACGAACCTCACCGACGAACCAGCCCGCGTCGTGCTGCTCGGCGGCGAGCCGTTCGGCGAGGAGATCGTGATGTGGTGGAACTTCGTCGGCCGCAGCCACGAGGAGATCGAGGCGTTCCGCGACGCGTGGCAGGCCGAGTCCGAGCGGTTCGGCGCGGTGCAGGGCTACACCGGCGACGTGGCGCGGCTGCCGGCACCGCCGCTGCCGAACGCGCGGATCAAGCCCCGGACGAATCCGCCGTCGGCCTGA
- a CDS encoding resuscitation-promoting factor, with amino-acid sequence MSPFARINTAKSPLLYVVVAALFATLLVGGGLVVTQHKKVTLDVDGETIALSTLRSEVGSVLDSAGYPLGEHDVVAPGPDAKLSDGDTVVLRRAREIVLTVDGERRTVWSTALTVDDAMRQLALAGDAYVSASRGQRIPLEGVELDVVNAKTVKISDGGAPPAEVRVAAPTVGEFLAATNATLEQADSVVPAPETPLADGLEIVVTRSRTETRTETQPIAAPERRVDDPQLTEGKTAVDNHGVPGERTVTVTVQTVNGVETGRQELSSAVVREPAPTVLRVGTKPVPTVPAVSNGSTWDAIAQCEATGNWAINTGNGYYGGLQFSQSTWAAYGGTQYAPTADRATREQQIAVAEKVQAAQGWGAWPSCTSKLGLR; translated from the coding sequence GTGTCGCCTTTTGCTCGGATCAACACCGCCAAGTCGCCTCTTCTCTACGTCGTGGTCGCCGCTCTCTTCGCGACCCTGCTCGTAGGTGGCGGACTGGTCGTCACGCAGCACAAGAAGGTCACGCTGGACGTCGACGGCGAGACGATCGCGCTCAGCACGCTGCGCTCCGAGGTCGGGTCGGTTCTGGACAGTGCGGGTTACCCGCTCGGTGAGCACGACGTCGTCGCGCCGGGCCCGGACGCCAAGCTGTCCGACGGCGACACCGTCGTCCTGCGCCGCGCCCGCGAGATCGTGTTGACGGTCGACGGTGAGCGCCGCACGGTGTGGTCGACGGCGCTGACCGTCGACGACGCGATGCGTCAGCTCGCGCTCGCCGGGGACGCGTACGTGTCGGCGTCGCGCGGTCAGCGGATTCCGCTCGAGGGTGTCGAGCTCGACGTGGTCAACGCCAAGACCGTGAAGATCTCCGACGGTGGTGCGCCGCCGGCCGAGGTCCGCGTCGCGGCGCCCACGGTGGGTGAGTTCCTGGCCGCCACCAATGCGACGCTCGAGCAGGCCGACAGTGTCGTTCCGGCACCCGAGACCCCGCTCGCCGACGGGCTCGAGATCGTTGTCACCCGCAGTCGCACCGAGACCCGCACCGAGACGCAGCCCATCGCCGCGCCGGAGCGCCGGGTCGACGATCCACAGCTCACCGAGGGCAAGACCGCGGTGGACAACCACGGTGTGCCGGGCGAGCGCACGGTGACCGTGACCGTCCAGACCGTCAACGGGGTCGAAACCGGCCGCCAGGAGTTGTCGTCCGCCGTCGTCCGCGAGCCCGCCCCGACGGTTCTCCGAGTGGGCACCAAGCCCGTGCCCACCGTCCCGGCCGTCAGCAACGGATCCACGTGGGACGCGATCGCACAGTGCGAGGCCACGGGCAACTGGGCGATCAACACCGGCAACGGCTACTACGGCGGCCTCCAGTTCAGTCAGAGCACGTGGGCGGCGTACGGCGGCACGCAGTATGCGCCGACGGCCGACCGCGCGACACGCGAACAGCAGATCGCGGTCGCCGAGAAGGTTCAGGCCGCGCAGGGCTGGGGTGCCTGGCCGTCGTGCACCAGCAAACTAGGTCTCCGGTAA